The following coding sequences lie in one Pseudorasbora parva isolate DD20220531a chromosome 18, ASM2467924v1, whole genome shotgun sequence genomic window:
- the hpse gene encoding heparanase, protein MKSAATAVSTIVALVLFRALCDEAKTVISAEDDQSIRVDLDLSNVARRVDERFLSVAIDASLITEEKFMNLLNSPKLRTLTKALIPAFLRFGGTKQDFMKFNPRGRYFQARENSSRAVLGNLCKRLELPPLLENRLKQEWVLQSKTLLLEELEGKYKKTEFSEYAVDLLYAFANCSGLDLIFGLNALLRTSENTWDSTNAELLLKYCESRQYVMSWELGNEPNSYEKKAGIRVDGYQLGQDFVHLHQILQESAVYNTTGLYGPDVSQPRDHRKDLLTGFLETGAEAITACTWHHYYVNGRDTSIEDFLDPHVLDTLATKINEVLETVESVSPGKKVWLGETSSAYGGGAVGLSDTFVAGFMWLDKLGLAAKLGLDVVIRQVLIGSGTYHLVDDNLDPLPDYWLSLIYKKLVGPEVLKAEVHTNSGLKKLIRVYLHCTNKKSTHYRQGAVTLFALNLNKNEVTISLPVHMANSTIDAFLLQSEGAGEQSLYSRSVKLNGQVLKMVDDRTLPPLEGRELTPGEHIKLPGFSFAFYVLIEAGAPVCK, encoded by the exons ATGAAGTCTGCGGCCACAGCAGTTTCCACGATTGTCGCTTTGGTTTTATTTCGCGCATTGTGTGACGAGGCCAAAACGGTAATATCTGCCGAAGATGATCAGTCCATACGTGTTGATCTGGATCTGTCCAATGTGGCCCGAAGGGTGGACGAAAGGTTCCTCTCTGTGGCTATAGATGCGAGTTTAATAACCGAGGAGAAGTTCATGAACCTATTGAA TTCACCAAAGTTAAGAACCCTCACCAAAGCCTTGATCCCAGCGTTTCTGCGATTTGGAGGTACCAAACAAGATTTTATGAAATTCAACCCACGCGGAAGATATTTTCAAGCCAGAGAAAACAGCAGCAGAGCTGTTCTAG GAAATTTGTGTAAGAGACTTGAATTGCCTCCACTGCTTGAAAATAGGTTAAAGCAAGAATGGGTCTTACAGTCAAAGACTTTACTTCTGGAGGAACTTGAGGGAAAATACAAAAAGACAGAATTCTCTG AATATGCTGTCGACCTGCTGTATGCCTTTGCAAATTGCTCTGGTTTAGACCTCATTTTTGGTTTGAACGCTCTGCTCCGAACCAGTGAAAACACATGGGACAGCACAAATGCAGAACTGCTGTTGAAGTACTGTGAGTCCCGGCAGTACGTGATGTCCTGGGAGCTGGGAAATG AACCCAACAGCTATGAAAAAAAAGCTGGGATCAGAGTGGACGGGTACCAGCTCGGTCAGGATTTTGTCCACTTGCATCAAATCCTTCAGGAATCTGCGGTCTACAACACAACAGGTTTATATGGACCAGATGTTAGTCAGCCACGAGATCACCGCAAAGATTTGTTAACTGG GTTTTTAGAGACTGGAGCAGAGGCCATTACTGCATGCACCTGGCACCA CTATTATGTGAATGGCAGAGACACATCTATAGAGGATTTCCTTGACCCTCATGTGCTTGATACTCTGGCAACAAAAATTAACGAGGTCCTCGAG ACCGTTGAATCTGTTTCTCCGGGGAAGAAGGTTTGGCTGGGAGAGACAAGTTCGGCATATGGGGGAGGTGCCGTTGGTCTCTCAGACACATTTGTAGCTGGTTTTAT GTGGCTGGACAAACTAGGACTTGCTGCTAAGCTTGGTTTGGATGTCGTTATCAGACAGGTTTTAATTGGTTCTGGCACGTACCATTTAGTGGATGATAACCTAGATCCCCTTCCA GATTACTGGCTATCATTGATATACAAAAAGCTTGTTGGTCCAGAGGTCTTAAAAGCAGAAGTTCATACAAATTCTGGGCTAAAGAAACTAATACGGGTATACCTTCACTGCACTAACAAAAAAAG TACACATTACAGACAAGGTGCTGTGACCTTATTTGCCTTAAACCTAAACAAAAATGAAGTCACGATTAGTCTGCCCGTCCATATGGCCAACAGCACCATTGATGCATTTTTGCTACAGTCAGAAGGGGCTGGTGAACAAAGCCTTTATTCCAG GTCGGTCAAATTGAATGGACAAGTGCTAAAGATGGTGGATGACCGAACACTTCCTCCACTGGAGGGACGTGAACTGACGCCTGGAGAACACATTAAGCTGCCTGGGTTCTCATTTGCATTCTATGTTCTGATTGAAGCAGGAGCTCCAGTATGCAAATAA
- the helq gene encoding helicase POLQ-like isoform X2, with amino-acid sequence MNKQLWLFVVLSVTDPASVIPHNAVISVWSIFTVEMYSDNHIHDIVVKRNTSSSRKRSRDGLRSHITPAKKRSSFTSTKCTSGEGHTCAQDMAENKGTEQCCSDNEDLFDGYDSIVGDSSFLAKLEDVELQMRKCHDQQTPNPCEDDLTDSILAEDFRDSPPRALPSSQLEFQKAITTPHKSPSRGAHNTSTPDLMNRPAVNHADLNVNKPPSKARRSMKDHLKKVLIDNAATSSTISKTVQQKEAVMTEEMSFAMQAMESISAEGDLGPFFGLPSKVKDLILRLKGIQNLYEWQKTCLSLDSVQQRRNLIYSLPTSGGKTLVAEILIFKELLCRKKDALLILPYISLVQEKVRGLSSFGIELDFMVEEYAGSKGRFPPVKRRNKNSLYITTIEKGHSLVNSLIENDRLENIGLVVVDELHMLGDGSRGAILEMTLSKILYMSKSTQIIGMSATLGNVGDLQTFLNAENYANDFRPEESCFSFSRLLDFKYSIGMQKMDPDHIIALATEIIPQQSCLIFCATKKNCENLAGMICKYLNKEFLKHKQAEKATLLGELKSSGNGSLCPVLQKTVPFGLAYHHSGLTSDERKLVEEAYSSGVLCLLTCTSTLAAGINLPARRVILRSPYIAAEFLKRSQYKQMVGRAGRAGIDAMGESILILQDKDINMAKNLLSAPMEKCYSNLLHDGGRGLLSLILSLVGLKITTTVEQVRNFMKGTLLSVQDAQVSPERSLWDLTVESIQTLKQKSLIEASVDVHNETILQITRLGRATFKGSVDLNYCDLLYRDLSKGLEGLLLNSFLHLVYLVTPYDMVHQCKPDWMIYFRLFTNLSAAEQKMATAVGVPESFVARKAAGQSVRKSVDIVVVNRLYLALVLYSLLKETNLWNVSDRFQLTRGFVQTLLSSASAFGSSVLHFTEELEEFWAYKSLLLELTRRLTYCVQAELIPLMEVCGVLEHRAKQLYNAGYKTLSHLANADPQILVQTIENLSKRQANQMIASAKMLLKEKAEALQEEVDDLLMLPSDLPSL; translated from the exons ATGAATAAACAGCTTTGGCTCTTTGTTGTGTTGTCAGTTACTGACCCTGCGTCAGTAATACCACACAATGCTGTAATCTCAGTGTGGAGTATCTTTACTGTAGAAATGTATTCTGACAACCACATACACGACATTGTGGTAAAACGCAACACTTCGTCCTCAAGAAAAAGATCAAGGGATGGCTTAAGAAGTCACATCACTCCAGCCAAAAAGCGGTCCAGTTTCACATCAACTAAATGCACTTCAGGAGAAGGACACACTTGTGCCCAAGACATGGCTGAGAATAAAGGCACAGAGCAG TGCTGCAGTGACAATGAGGACTTATTTGACGGTTATGACAGCATTGTGGGTGACAGCTCCTTTCTGGCTAAGCTTGAAGATGTGGAGCTTCAGATGAGAAAGTGTCATGATCAGCAGACTCCAAACCCATGTGAGGATGATCTTACAGACTCTATCTTAGCAGAGGATTTCAGAGACTCCCCACCGAGAGCTTTACCAAGCTCTCAACTTGAATTTCAAAAAGCGATCACAACCCCACACAAAAGCCCTTCCAGAGGTGCACATAACACCTCTACTCCTGATTTGATGAACAGGCCAGCTGTCAATCATGCAGATCTCAATGTCAACAAGCCACCCTCAAAAGCCAGGAGAAGCATGAAAGATCATCTTAAGAAAGTACTGATAGATAATGCAGCAACATCGAGCACCATCTCCAAGACAGTACAGCAAAAGGAAGCTGTAATGACGGAAGAAATGAGTTTTGCCATGCAGGCTATGGAGTCCATATCAGCAGAGGGAGACCTGGGCCCATTTTTTGGTCTCCCATCTAAAGTTAAAGATCTTATTTTGAGGTTGAAGGGAATCCAGAACTTGTATG AGTGGCAGAAAACGTGTTTGAGTCTGGATTCGGTGCAACAAAGGAGAAATCTAATTTATTCTTTACCAACAAGTGGAGGAAAGACTCTAGTGGCTGAGATTCTCATATTTAAAGAGCTCTTGTGTAGAAAGAAAGATGCCCTGCTTATTTTGCCATACATATCCTTAGTTCAGGAAAAG GTTCGAGGGTTGTCTAGCTTTGGAATTGAGTTGGACTTCATGGTCGAGGAGTATGCTGGCAGTAAAGGGAGGTTTCCTCCAGTCAAAAGAAGAAATAAGAACTCTCTGTACATCACAACTATTGAGAAGGGACACAGCCTTGTCAATTCTCTTATTGAAAATGACCGTTTGGAGAATATTGGCTTGGTTGTTGTTGATGAG cTCCATATGCTTGGTGATGGTAGCAGGGGAGCAATTCTTGAAATGACTTTATCAAAGATTCTATACATGAGCA AGTCAACTCAAATTATTGGTATGAGTGCAACTCTAGGCAATGTGGGAGATCTTCAGACCTTCCTGAATGCAGAAAACTACGCCAATGACTTTCGGCCT GAAGAGTCATGCTTCAGTTTCTCACGACTCCTGGATTTCAAG TACTCCATTGGAATGCAGAAGATGGACCCTGACCACATCATAGCTCTGGCTACTGAAATCATCCCCCAGCAGTCCTGCCTTATCTTCTGTGCCACCAAGAAGAACTGTGAGAATCTAGCTGGAATGATCTGCAAGTATTTAAATAA GGAGTTTTTGAAACACAAGCAGGCAGAGAAAGCCACACTTCTGGGTGAACTAAAGAGCAGTGGGAATGGATCATTGTGTCCTGTCCTGCAGAAGACTGTGCCCTTTGGCCTGGCCTACCACCACAGCGGACTGACCAGTGATGAGAGGAAGCTGGTGGAAGAGGCCTATTCCTCAGGAGTGCTCTGCCTCCTCACCTGCACCTCTACTCTTGCTGCTGGCATCAACCTCCCTGCACGCAG GGTCATTTTGAGGTCCCCATATATAGCTGCAGAGTTTTTAAAGAGAAGTCAATACAAACAGATGGTGGGCAGAGCAGGACGAGCGGGGATTGATGCCATGGGTGAGAGTATCCTGATCCTGCAGGACAAAGATATTAACAtg GCCAAAAATCTATTGTCTGCACCGATGGAGAAGTGTTATAGTAATCTGCTGCATGATGGAGGGAGGGGTCTCCTCAGTCTCATCCTGTCACTCGTCGGCCTGAAA ATAACTACAACTGTAGAACAAGTGAGGAATTTCATGAAAGGCACACTGCTTAGTGTGCAGGATGCTCAGGTCAGTCCAGAGAGGAGTTTGTGGGATCTTACAGTGGAGTCTATACAGACTTTGAAGCAGAAGAGCCTCATCGAAGCCTCTGTTGATGTACATAATGAAACCATTCTCCAAATCACCAGACTTGGGAGAGCAACTTTCAAAG GTTCTGTAGACCTAAACTACTGCGATCTGCTGTACCGAGACTTATCGAAGGGGCTGGAGGGTTTACTCCTCAATAGTTTTCTTCACTTAGTGTATCTGGTTACTCCATATGACATGGTGCATCAGTGCAAGCCAGATTGGATGATCTACTTCAGACTG TTTACAAATTTGTCGGCTGCTGAGCAGAAGATGGCCACTGCAGTTGGAGTGCCTGAAAGTTTTGTGGCTAGAAAGGCAGCGGGGCAGAGCGTGAGGAAG TCTGTGGACATTGTGGTAGTGAATAGGTTGTATCTGGCCCTAGTGCTTTACTCTCTTCTGAAGGAGACAAACCTGTGGAACGTGTCCGATAGGTTCCAGCTGACAAGAGGCTTTGTTCAGACTCTCCTCAGCTCAGCTTCCGCCTTTGGGTCCTCCGTGCTGCACTTCACTGAG GAGCTGGAGGAGTTTTGGGCCTATAAGTCTCTTCTCTTAGAGCTGACCCGTAGATTGACTTATTGTGTGCAGGCTGAGCTCATTCCACTCATGGAGGTGTGTGGAGTACTGGAG CATCGTGCTAAGCAGCTATATAACGCTGGTTACAAGACATTGTCACATCTTGCCAACGCAGACCCACAAATTCTGGTCCAAACTATTGAAAACCTCTCCAAGAGACAAGCCAATCAAATGATTGCATCAGCAAAA ATGTTACTAAAAGAGAAAGCAGAGGCCTTGCAGGAGGAGGTGGATGACCTGCTTATGCTGCCATCTGATCTTCCATCTTTGTAa
- the helq gene encoding helicase POLQ-like isoform X1, translating to MNKQLWLFVVLSVTDPASVIPHNAVISVWSIFTVEMYSDNHIHDIVVKRNTSSSRKRSRDGLRSHITPAKKRSSFTSTKCTSGEGHTCAQDMAENKGTEQCCSDNEDLFDGYDSIVGDSSFLAKLEDVELQMRKCHDQQTPNPCEDDLTDSILAEDFRDSPPRALPSSQLEFQKAITTPHKSPSRGAHNTSTPDLMNRPAVNHADLNVNKPPSKARRSMKDHLKKVLIDNAATSSTISKTVQQKEAVMTEEMSFAMQAMESISAEGDLGPFFGLPSKVKDLILRLKGIQNLYEWQKTCLSLDSVQQRRNLIYSLPTSGGKTLVAEILIFKELLCRKKDALLILPYISLVQEKVRGLSSFGIELDFMVEEYAGSKGRFPPVKRRNKNSLYITTIEKGHSLVNSLIENDRLENIGLVVVDELHMLGDGSRGAILEMTLSKILYMSKSTQIIGMSATLGNVGDLQTFLNAENYANDFRPVELKEYVKIKDTIYVVDPKEESCFSFSRLLDFKYSIGMQKMDPDHIIALATEIIPQQSCLIFCATKKNCENLAGMICKYLNKEFLKHKQAEKATLLGELKSSGNGSLCPVLQKTVPFGLAYHHSGLTSDERKLVEEAYSSGVLCLLTCTSTLAAGINLPARRVILRSPYIAAEFLKRSQYKQMVGRAGRAGIDAMGESILILQDKDINMAKNLLSAPMEKCYSNLLHDGGRGLLSLILSLVGLKITTTVEQVRNFMKGTLLSVQDAQVSPERSLWDLTVESIQTLKQKSLIEASVDVHNETILQITRLGRATFKGSVDLNYCDLLYRDLSKGLEGLLLNSFLHLVYLVTPYDMVHQCKPDWMIYFRLFTNLSAAEQKMATAVGVPESFVARKAAGQSVRKSVDIVVVNRLYLALVLYSLLKETNLWNVSDRFQLTRGFVQTLLSSASAFGSSVLHFTEELEEFWAYKSLLLELTRRLTYCVQAELIPLMEVCGVLEHRAKQLYNAGYKTLSHLANADPQILVQTIENLSKRQANQMIASAKMLLKEKAEALQEEVDDLLMLPSDLPSL from the exons ATGAATAAACAGCTTTGGCTCTTTGTTGTGTTGTCAGTTACTGACCCTGCGTCAGTAATACCACACAATGCTGTAATCTCAGTGTGGAGTATCTTTACTGTAGAAATGTATTCTGACAACCACATACACGACATTGTGGTAAAACGCAACACTTCGTCCTCAAGAAAAAGATCAAGGGATGGCTTAAGAAGTCACATCACTCCAGCCAAAAAGCGGTCCAGTTTCACATCAACTAAATGCACTTCAGGAGAAGGACACACTTGTGCCCAAGACATGGCTGAGAATAAAGGCACAGAGCAG TGCTGCAGTGACAATGAGGACTTATTTGACGGTTATGACAGCATTGTGGGTGACAGCTCCTTTCTGGCTAAGCTTGAAGATGTGGAGCTTCAGATGAGAAAGTGTCATGATCAGCAGACTCCAAACCCATGTGAGGATGATCTTACAGACTCTATCTTAGCAGAGGATTTCAGAGACTCCCCACCGAGAGCTTTACCAAGCTCTCAACTTGAATTTCAAAAAGCGATCACAACCCCACACAAAAGCCCTTCCAGAGGTGCACATAACACCTCTACTCCTGATTTGATGAACAGGCCAGCTGTCAATCATGCAGATCTCAATGTCAACAAGCCACCCTCAAAAGCCAGGAGAAGCATGAAAGATCATCTTAAGAAAGTACTGATAGATAATGCAGCAACATCGAGCACCATCTCCAAGACAGTACAGCAAAAGGAAGCTGTAATGACGGAAGAAATGAGTTTTGCCATGCAGGCTATGGAGTCCATATCAGCAGAGGGAGACCTGGGCCCATTTTTTGGTCTCCCATCTAAAGTTAAAGATCTTATTTTGAGGTTGAAGGGAATCCAGAACTTGTATG AGTGGCAGAAAACGTGTTTGAGTCTGGATTCGGTGCAACAAAGGAGAAATCTAATTTATTCTTTACCAACAAGTGGAGGAAAGACTCTAGTGGCTGAGATTCTCATATTTAAAGAGCTCTTGTGTAGAAAGAAAGATGCCCTGCTTATTTTGCCATACATATCCTTAGTTCAGGAAAAG GTTCGAGGGTTGTCTAGCTTTGGAATTGAGTTGGACTTCATGGTCGAGGAGTATGCTGGCAGTAAAGGGAGGTTTCCTCCAGTCAAAAGAAGAAATAAGAACTCTCTGTACATCACAACTATTGAGAAGGGACACAGCCTTGTCAATTCTCTTATTGAAAATGACCGTTTGGAGAATATTGGCTTGGTTGTTGTTGATGAG cTCCATATGCTTGGTGATGGTAGCAGGGGAGCAATTCTTGAAATGACTTTATCAAAGATTCTATACATGAGCA AGTCAACTCAAATTATTGGTATGAGTGCAACTCTAGGCAATGTGGGAGATCTTCAGACCTTCCTGAATGCAGAAAACTACGCCAATGACTTTCGGCCT GTTGAGCTGAAAgaatatgtaaaaataaagGACACCATATATGTTGTTGACCCAAAGGAAGAGTCATGCTTCAGTTTCTCACGACTCCTGGATTTCAAG TACTCCATTGGAATGCAGAAGATGGACCCTGACCACATCATAGCTCTGGCTACTGAAATCATCCCCCAGCAGTCCTGCCTTATCTTCTGTGCCACCAAGAAGAACTGTGAGAATCTAGCTGGAATGATCTGCAAGTATTTAAATAA GGAGTTTTTGAAACACAAGCAGGCAGAGAAAGCCACACTTCTGGGTGAACTAAAGAGCAGTGGGAATGGATCATTGTGTCCTGTCCTGCAGAAGACTGTGCCCTTTGGCCTGGCCTACCACCACAGCGGACTGACCAGTGATGAGAGGAAGCTGGTGGAAGAGGCCTATTCCTCAGGAGTGCTCTGCCTCCTCACCTGCACCTCTACTCTTGCTGCTGGCATCAACCTCCCTGCACGCAG GGTCATTTTGAGGTCCCCATATATAGCTGCAGAGTTTTTAAAGAGAAGTCAATACAAACAGATGGTGGGCAGAGCAGGACGAGCGGGGATTGATGCCATGGGTGAGAGTATCCTGATCCTGCAGGACAAAGATATTAACAtg GCCAAAAATCTATTGTCTGCACCGATGGAGAAGTGTTATAGTAATCTGCTGCATGATGGAGGGAGGGGTCTCCTCAGTCTCATCCTGTCACTCGTCGGCCTGAAA ATAACTACAACTGTAGAACAAGTGAGGAATTTCATGAAAGGCACACTGCTTAGTGTGCAGGATGCTCAGGTCAGTCCAGAGAGGAGTTTGTGGGATCTTACAGTGGAGTCTATACAGACTTTGAAGCAGAAGAGCCTCATCGAAGCCTCTGTTGATGTACATAATGAAACCATTCTCCAAATCACCAGACTTGGGAGAGCAACTTTCAAAG GTTCTGTAGACCTAAACTACTGCGATCTGCTGTACCGAGACTTATCGAAGGGGCTGGAGGGTTTACTCCTCAATAGTTTTCTTCACTTAGTGTATCTGGTTACTCCATATGACATGGTGCATCAGTGCAAGCCAGATTGGATGATCTACTTCAGACTG TTTACAAATTTGTCGGCTGCTGAGCAGAAGATGGCCACTGCAGTTGGAGTGCCTGAAAGTTTTGTGGCTAGAAAGGCAGCGGGGCAGAGCGTGAGGAAG TCTGTGGACATTGTGGTAGTGAATAGGTTGTATCTGGCCCTAGTGCTTTACTCTCTTCTGAAGGAGACAAACCTGTGGAACGTGTCCGATAGGTTCCAGCTGACAAGAGGCTTTGTTCAGACTCTCCTCAGCTCAGCTTCCGCCTTTGGGTCCTCCGTGCTGCACTTCACTGAG GAGCTGGAGGAGTTTTGGGCCTATAAGTCTCTTCTCTTAGAGCTGACCCGTAGATTGACTTATTGTGTGCAGGCTGAGCTCATTCCACTCATGGAGGTGTGTGGAGTACTGGAG CATCGTGCTAAGCAGCTATATAACGCTGGTTACAAGACATTGTCACATCTTGCCAACGCAGACCCACAAATTCTGGTCCAAACTATTGAAAACCTCTCCAAGAGACAAGCCAATCAAATGATTGCATCAGCAAAA ATGTTACTAAAAGAGAAAGCAGAGGCCTTGCAGGAGGAGGTGGATGACCTGCTTATGCTGCCATCTGATCTTCCATCTTTGTAa